From the Carya illinoinensis cultivar Pawnee chromosome 4, C.illinoinensisPawnee_v1, whole genome shotgun sequence genome, one window contains:
- the LOC122306578 gene encoding cullin-3A-like, with protein MSSQRKKNFQIEAFKHRVVVDPKYPEKTWKILEHAIHEIYNHNASGLSFEELYRNAYNMVLHKFGEKLYSGLVTTVTSHLSEISKSIEAAQGEVFLEELNRKWADHNKALQMIRDILMYMDRTFIPSTHKTPVHELGLNLWRDVVIHSSKTQTRLRDTLLELVYRERNGEVINRGLMRNVIKMLMDLGCSVYQEDFEQHFLEVSADFYRLESQQFIESCDCGDYLKKAERRLNEEMERVSHYLDTRSLDKITNVVEKEMIESHMHRLVHMENSGLVNMLVNDKYEDSGRMYNLFRRVPAGLSIVRDVMTSYIRDTGKQLVTDPERLRDPVDFVQRLLDLKDKYDQIISLAFGNDKTFQNALNSSFEYFINLNARSPEFISLFVDDKLRKGLRDVSEEDVEVVLDKVMMLFRYLQEKDVFEKYYKQHLAKRLLAGKTVSDDAERSLIVKLKTECGYQFTSKLEGMFTDMKTSQDTMHGFYASHGAELGDNPTLAVQVLTTGSWPTQPSATCNLPAEILGVCEKFRSYYLGTHTGRRLSWQTNMGTADLKATFGKGQKHELNVSTYQMCALMLFNNANRLSYKEIEQATEIPASDLKRCLQSLACVKGKNVLRKEPMSKEIAEDDAFFFNDKFTSKLYKVKIGTVVAQRESEPENQETRQRVEEDRKPQIEAAIVRIMKSRRTLDHNNIVAEVTKQLQARFLPNPVVIKKRIESLIEREFLERDKNDRKMYRYLA; from the exons ATGAGCTCTCAGAGGAAGAAGAACTTTCAGATTGAGGCGTTTAAGCACCGGGTTGTAGTGGATCCGAAATACCCTGAGAAGACATGGAAGATTCTAGAGCATGCGATCCacgagatttataatcacaatGCTAGCGGGCTCAGTTTCGAAGAACTTTATAG GAATGCTTACAATATGGTGCTGCATAAGTTTGGAGAGAAACTCTACTCTGGACTGGTGACAACAGTGACTTCTCATCTAAGCGAAATATCTAAATCAATTGAAGCAGCTCAGGGGGAGGTATTCTTGGAAGAGCTAAACAGGAAATGGGCAGATCATAACAAGGCATTGCAGATGATCCGAGACATATTGATGTATATGGATAGGACTTTCATACCAAGCACCCACAAAACCCCAGTACATGAGCTTGGGTTGAATTTATGGAGAGATGTTGTTATCCACTCCAGCAAAACCCAAACTAGGCTTCGGGATACACTTCTTGAGCTTGTATATAGAGAAAGGAATGGTGAAGTTATAAATAGAGGTTTGATGAGGAATGTTATAAAGATGCTAATGGATTTAGGTTGTTCTGTTTACCAAGAAGACTTTGAGCAGCATTTTCTTGAAGTTTCAGCAGATTTTTACCGTCTCGAATCTCAACAATTCATTGAGTCATGTGATTGTGGGGATTATTTAAAGAAGGCAGAGAGACGTTTGAACGAAGAAATGGAGAGAGTGTCCCATTATTTGGATACCAGAAGTTTAGATAAGATAACTAATGTCGTCGAAaaggagatgattgaaagtcaCATGCACAGACTAGTTCATATGGAGAACTCTGGCTTAGTTAATATGCTTGTGAATGACAAGTATGAGGACTCAGGGAGGATGTATAACTTGTTTCGCAGGGTGCCCGCTGGGCTCTCAATAGTGCGAGATGTCATGACCTCATACATTCGGGATACTGGTAAGCAGCTAGTGACTGATCCAGAAAGGTTAAGGGATCCGGTGGACTTCGTGCAACGTTTGTTGGATTTAAAGGATAAATATGACCAAATCATCAGTTTGGCATTTGGCAATGACAAGACATTCCAGAATGCTTTGAATTCCTCTTTTGAATACTTTATCAATTTGAATGCTCGGTCCCCAGAATTCATTtctttgtttgtggatgacaagCTTCGAAAAGGACTGAGAGATGTCAGTGAGGAAGATGTGGAGGTTGTGCTGGACAAGGTCATGATGCTTTTTCGTTACCTACAAGAGAAAGACGTGTTTGAGAAGTATTACAAACAACATTTGGCCAAGAGGCTTCTTGCTGGGAAAACTGTCTCTGATGATGCAGAAAGAAGTTTGATTGTTAAGCTTAAAACAGAGTGTGGCTACCAATTTACGTCCAAACTGGAAGGTATGTTTACTGACATGAAGACGTCTCAGGATACAATGCATGGCTTCTATGCAAGCCATGGTGCTGAGTTAGGGGACAACCCCACTTTAGCTGTCCAGGTGCTCACTACAGGTTCGTGGCCTACTCAACCAAGTGCTACATGCAACCTTCCAGCAGAAATCTTGGGGGTATGTGAGAAGTTCAGGAGTTATTATCTTGGGACCCATACTGGGCGAAGGCTGTCCTGGCAAACAAACATGGGCACTGCTGATTTGAAAGCAACCTTTGGGAAGGGCCAGAAGCATGAGCTGAATGTTTCTACCTACCAGATGTGTGCACTGATGCTTTTCAACAATGCCAATCGGTTGAGTTATAAAGAGATTGAGCAAGCCACAGAGATACCTGCCTCAGACTTGAAGAGATGCCTACAGTCTCTGGCCTGTGTGAAGGGGAAAAATGTTTTGCGAAAGGAGCCTATGAGCAAGGAAATAGCTGAGGATGATGCCTTCTTCTTCAATGACAAGTTCACAAGCAAGCTCTATAAGGTAAAAATAGGTACCGTGGTTGCACAGAGGGAGTCTGAACCTGAAAATCAGGAAACCCGACAAAGAGTGGAGGAGGACAGAAAGCCTCAGATCGAGGCAGCAATTGTGAGGATCATGAAGTCGCGGAGGACTTTAGATCATAATAACATTGTTGCTGAGGTGACAAAGCAATTGCAGGCTCGGTTCCTGCCAAACCCTGTTGTCATAAAGAAACGAATTGAATCCCTCATTGAGCGGGAGTTCTTGGAGAGGGATAAAAATGATAGGAAAATGTATCGGTATCTTGCTTGA
- the LOC122306579 gene encoding NAP1-related protein 1-like isoform X3, translating to MFAHKGKKPKVPEIAEVADSDDIDDDRFLSVEKLQEVQDELEKFLCDPALCDLLSEEDQKIFKYIDSIDMEDFKDLKSGYSITFNMNENPYFEDAKLTKTLTFYDEGATKITGTEIKWKEGKAASNGVEDVKKGNKRPLSEESFFSWFSETQQKDIAELHEEIAEIIKEDSWPNPLKCLKMETDVEDSDGEEEDS from the exons atgtttGCTCACAAGGGAAAGAAACCCAAGGTTCCGGAGATAGCTGAGGTGGCGGATTCCGATGACATTGACGATGATCGCTTTCTCTCCGTCGAGAAGTTGCAGGAGGTTCAAGATGAGCTTGAGAAG TTCCTGTGCGACCCTGCACTTTGTGATCTCTTGAGTGAAGAAGACCAGAAG ATCTTCAAGTACATAGACTCTATTGATATGGAGGATTTCAAAGATTTGAAGTCAGGGTACTCCATTACATTT AATATGAACGAAAATCCTTACTTTGAAGATGCAAAGCTGACAAAGACATTAACATTCTATGATGAGGGAGCAACTAAGATAACTGGTACAGAAATCAAGTGGAAGGAGGGCAAG GCTGCTTCCAATGGAGTTGAAGATGTGAAAAAAGGGAACAAAAGACCACTTTCTGAGGAGAG CTTCTTTAGTTGGTTTAGTGAAACTCAACAGAAAGATATTGCAGAGCTTCATGAGGAG ATTGCAGAGATAATAAAGGAAGATTCGTGGCCCAATCCACTGAAGTGTCTTAAGATG GAGACTGATGTAGAGGACTCTGATGGTGAAGAGGAAGACAGCTGA
- the LOC122307229 gene encoding homeobox-leucine zipper protein HAT7-like, which yields MIFSNDMAFPSSHSFMFQTHEDQDHLPSSNTLPSCPPQQYYHGGVPFLMNRSMSFSGIDNRCGEVHGDDELSDDGTQNGEKKKRLNLEQVKALEKSFELGNKLEPERKTQLAKALGLQPRQIAIWFQNRRARWKTKQLEKDYEVLKKQFEAVKADNDALQAQNKKLNAELSALKSDTNEVGLKNMKKETECSWSNGSENSCDINLDISRTPVMNGPVSSRLSSKHIFPSCIRPTNMSQLLQGSSRSSDLQCLKTDQMTQDAGFSNMFNGVEDQHNFWPWPEQHQQHFH from the exons ATGATATTTTCTAATGACATGGCTTTCCCATCATCTCATAGTTTCATGTTCCAAACTCACGAAGATCAAGACCACCTCCCTTCTTCCAACACCCTCCCCTCATGCCCTCCTCAACAGTACTAtcatg GTGGTGTGCCTTTCTTGATGAACAGATCGATGTCGTTTTCGGGTATTGACAACAGGTGCGGAGAAGTGCATGGAGATGATGAGTTGTCTGATGATGGAACGCAGAATggggaaaagaagaagaggctGAATTTAGAACAGGTAAAGGCACTGGAAAAGAGCTTCGAGTTGGGAAACAAGCTGGAGCCAGAGAGAAAAACGCAGCTGGCTAAGGCTTTGGGCCTGCAACCAAGACAGATAGCAATATGGTTCCAAAACAGGAGGGCTAGGTGGAAGACCAAGCAATTGGAGAAGGACTATGAGGTCCTGAAGAAACAGTTTGAAGCAGTCAAGGCTGATAATGATGCTCTTCAGGCCCAGAACAAGAAACTTAATGCAGAG TTATCGGCTCTCAAAAGTGACACAAATGAAGTCGGGCTCAAAAACATGAAGAAGGAAACTGAATGTTCTTGGAGCAATGGAAGTGAGAACAGTTGTGACATTAACTTGGATATTTCAAGAACACCCGTAATGAACGGCCCAGTATCTTCGAGATTAAGCAGTAAGCACATCTTCCCCTCATGCATCAGGCCTACAAACATGTCCCAACTCCTCCAAGGCTCATCCAGATCATCGGACCTCCAATGCCTGAAAACGGATCAAATGACTCAAGATGCAGGCTTCAGTAACATGTTCAATGGCGTTGAAGACCAACATAATTTTTGGCCGTGGCCCGAGCAGCATCAGCAGCACTTCCATTGA
- the LOC122306579 gene encoding NAP1-related protein 1-like isoform X2, which yields MFAHKGKKPKVPEIAEVADSDDIDDDRFLSVEKLQEVQDELEKINEEAGDKVLEVERKYNEIRRLVYVKRNEMIQTIPDFWLFAFLCDPALCDLLSEEDQKIFKYIDSIDMEDFKDLKSGYSITFNMNENPYFEDAKLTKTLTFYDEGATKITGTEIKWKEGKAASNGVEDVKKGNKRPLSEESFFSWFSETQQKDIAELHEEIAEIIKEDSWPNPLKCLKMETDVEDSDGEEEDS from the exons atgtttGCTCACAAGGGAAAGAAACCCAAGGTTCCGGAGATAGCTGAGGTGGCGGATTCCGATGACATTGACGATGATCGCTTTCTCTCCGTCGAGAAGTTGCAGGAGGTTCAAGATGAGCTTGAGAAG ATCAATGAAGAGGCCGGTGACAAGGTGCTGGAAGTTGAGCGGAAATATAATGAGATACGCAGACTTGTCTATGTCAAACGGAATGAGATGATCCAAACTATTCCTGATTTCTGGTTATTTGCT TTCCTGTGCGACCCTGCACTTTGTGATCTCTTGAGTGAAGAAGACCAGAAG ATCTTCAAGTACATAGACTCTATTGATATGGAGGATTTCAAAGATTTGAAGTCAGGGTACTCCATTACATTT AATATGAACGAAAATCCTTACTTTGAAGATGCAAAGCTGACAAAGACATTAACATTCTATGATGAGGGAGCAACTAAGATAACTGGTACAGAAATCAAGTGGAAGGAGGGCAAG GCTGCTTCCAATGGAGTTGAAGATGTGAAAAAAGGGAACAAAAGACCACTTTCTGAGGAGAG CTTCTTTAGTTGGTTTAGTGAAACTCAACAGAAAGATATTGCAGAGCTTCATGAGGAG ATTGCAGAGATAATAAAGGAAGATTCGTGGCCCAATCCACTGAAGTGTCTTAAGATG GAGACTGATGTAGAGGACTCTGATGGTGAAGAGGAAGACAGCTGA
- the LOC122307830 gene encoding binding partner of ACD11 1-like isoform X2: MYPGGYTAEVTSLSPKATEEDVYDFFANFGAIEHVEIVRSGEFACTAYVTFKDAYALGTAVLLSGATILDQCVYIQPWGSYIEESDPWSSPWWKPEDDSSSRATHMGQFVSTPVEAVTVAQEVVKTMLAKGYVLGKDALIKAKAFDESHNVSASAAAKVAELSNRIGLTDQIYAGMDTFKSVDDKYHVSEISKSAAVATGTAAVVAATVTGRAAVAAGNAVVNSSYFAKGALWVSDMLTRAAKMASDFGSHDGKTME; the protein is encoded by the exons ATGTACCCTGGGGGTTATACTGCTGAGGTTACAAGCTTATCTCCTAAAGCTACAGAGGAGGATGTATACGATTTTTTTGCTAACTTTGGTGCAATTGAGCATGTTGAAATTGTCAG ATCTGGTGAATTTGCTTGTACTGCATATGTGACATTTAAAGATGCTTATGCCCTGGGAACTGCTGTGTTGCTCAGT GGAGCTACCATTTTAGATCAATGTGTATACATACAACCTTGGGGATCATATATTGAGGAATCTGATCCTTGGAGCAGTCCCTGGTGGAAGCCAGAAGATGATTCTAGCTCAAGA GCTACTCATATGGGACAATTCGTCTCTACCCCAGTAGAAGCTGTAACAGTGGCGCAGGAAGTTGTGAAGACAATGCTAGCGAAGGGATATGTTCTGGGGAAAGACGCATTAATCAAGGCCAAAGCTTTTGACGAATCCCATAATGTCTCAGCTAGCGCAGCGGCCAAGGTTGCGGAGCTTAGCAATAGAATCGGTCTCACTGATCAGATCTATGCCGGCATGGATACCTTCAAATCTGTGGATGATAAATACCATGTTTCAGAAATCTCAAAGTCAGCTGCAGTAGCCACAGGGACAGCAGCAGTAGTCGCAGCTACAGTTACGGGGAGAGCAGCTGTTGCAGCTGGTAATGCCGTAGTCAACAGCAGTTACTTTGCCAAAGGAGCGCTATGGGTCTCAGACATGTTGACTCGTGCAGCCAAAATGGCTTCTGATTTTGGTAGCCATGATGGTAAAACAATGGAGTGA
- the LOC122307830 gene encoding binding partner of ACD11 1-like isoform X1: MKPLRMFRIRSTLYFAVSRMYPGGYTAEVTSLSPKATEEDVYDFFANFGAIEHVEIVRSGEFACTAYVTFKDAYALGTAVLLSGATILDQCVYIQPWGSYIEESDPWSSPWWKPEDDSSSRATHMGQFVSTPVEAVTVAQEVVKTMLAKGYVLGKDALIKAKAFDESHNVSASAAAKVAELSNRIGLTDQIYAGMDTFKSVDDKYHVSEISKSAAVATGTAAVVAATVTGRAAVAAGNAVVNSSYFAKGALWVSDMLTRAAKMASDFGSHDGKTME, translated from the exons ATGAAACCTTTGAGGATGTTCAGAATACGCTCGACTCTTTATTTTGCAGTTTCT aGAATGTACCCTGGGGGTTATACTGCTGAGGTTACAAGCTTATCTCCTAAAGCTACAGAGGAGGATGTATACGATTTTTTTGCTAACTTTGGTGCAATTGAGCATGTTGAAATTGTCAG ATCTGGTGAATTTGCTTGTACTGCATATGTGACATTTAAAGATGCTTATGCCCTGGGAACTGCTGTGTTGCTCAGT GGAGCTACCATTTTAGATCAATGTGTATACATACAACCTTGGGGATCATATATTGAGGAATCTGATCCTTGGAGCAGTCCCTGGTGGAAGCCAGAAGATGATTCTAGCTCAAGA GCTACTCATATGGGACAATTCGTCTCTACCCCAGTAGAAGCTGTAACAGTGGCGCAGGAAGTTGTGAAGACAATGCTAGCGAAGGGATATGTTCTGGGGAAAGACGCATTAATCAAGGCCAAAGCTTTTGACGAATCCCATAATGTCTCAGCTAGCGCAGCGGCCAAGGTTGCGGAGCTTAGCAATAGAATCGGTCTCACTGATCAGATCTATGCCGGCATGGATACCTTCAAATCTGTGGATGATAAATACCATGTTTCAGAAATCTCAAAGTCAGCTGCAGTAGCCACAGGGACAGCAGCAGTAGTCGCAGCTACAGTTACGGGGAGAGCAGCTGTTGCAGCTGGTAATGCCGTAGTCAACAGCAGTTACTTTGCCAAAGGAGCGCTATGGGTCTCAGACATGTTGACTCGTGCAGCCAAAATGGCTTCTGATTTTGGTAGCCATGATGGTAAAACAATGGAGTGA
- the LOC122307724 gene encoding transcription factor PRE6-like, which produces MSSRRPRQSGTSSRITDDQIIDLVSKLRQLVPEIRNRRSDKVPASKVLQETCNYIRNLHREVDDLSERLSQLLATIDAESAEASIIRSLITQ; this is translated from the exons ATGTCTAGCAGGAGGCCGAGGCAGTCGGGGACTTCTTCGAGGATCACAGATGACCAAATCATCGACCTCGTTTCCAAGTTACGCCAACTTGTTCCTGAGATTCGCAATAGGCGTTCTGACAAG GTACCTGCTTCTAAGGTCCTACAAGAGACCTGCAACTACATCAGAAACTTGCACAGAGAGGTGGATGACCTGAGCGAGCGACTGTCCCAGCTTTTGGCTACTATTGATGCTGAGAGCGCCGAAGCCTCGATTATTCGGAGCTTGATTACGCAATAA
- the LOC122306579 gene encoding NAP1-related protein 1-like isoform X1, with the protein MFAHKGKKPKVPEIAEVADSDDIDDDRFLSVEKLQEVQDELEKQINEEAGDKVLEVERKYNEIRRLVYVKRNEMIQTIPDFWLFAFLCDPALCDLLSEEDQKIFKYIDSIDMEDFKDLKSGYSITFNMNENPYFEDAKLTKTLTFYDEGATKITGTEIKWKEGKAASNGVEDVKKGNKRPLSEESFFSWFSETQQKDIAELHEEIAEIIKEDSWPNPLKCLKMETDVEDSDGEEEDS; encoded by the exons atgtttGCTCACAAGGGAAAGAAACCCAAGGTTCCGGAGATAGCTGAGGTGGCGGATTCCGATGACATTGACGATGATCGCTTTCTCTCCGTCGAGAAGTTGCAGGAGGTTCAAGATGAGCTTGAGAAG CAGATCAATGAAGAGGCCGGTGACAAGGTGCTGGAAGTTGAGCGGAAATATAATGAGATACGCAGACTTGTCTATGTCAAACGGAATGAGATGATCCAAACTATTCCTGATTTCTGGTTATTTGCT TTCCTGTGCGACCCTGCACTTTGTGATCTCTTGAGTGAAGAAGACCAGAAG ATCTTCAAGTACATAGACTCTATTGATATGGAGGATTTCAAAGATTTGAAGTCAGGGTACTCCATTACATTT AATATGAACGAAAATCCTTACTTTGAAGATGCAAAGCTGACAAAGACATTAACATTCTATGATGAGGGAGCAACTAAGATAACTGGTACAGAAATCAAGTGGAAGGAGGGCAAG GCTGCTTCCAATGGAGTTGAAGATGTGAAAAAAGGGAACAAAAGACCACTTTCTGAGGAGAG CTTCTTTAGTTGGTTTAGTGAAACTCAACAGAAAGATATTGCAGAGCTTCATGAGGAG ATTGCAGAGATAATAAAGGAAGATTCGTGGCCCAATCCACTGAAGTGTCTTAAGATG GAGACTGATGTAGAGGACTCTGATGGTGAAGAGGAAGACAGCTGA